The Primulina huaijiensis isolate GDHJ02 chromosome 6, ASM1229523v2, whole genome shotgun sequence genomic sequence TGTTGTCTTccgtattttaaaaaattcttcgATTTCTTTCTAGCCACACTGATGACTGACCAACATATTCCTTGAAGGGTTGGCCATAATACCCACAAGTCACCCCATTTGTTTTGTTCCCTTAATGATTTTCATTCCCGTAACATGACAAGGAATTTTCATGGAGTGTTTTTCAATGACTGATTTCTGTGCTTAAAGAAGGGCGTGTCACACTTGGCTATAGACCGTAGCTACTTTGTTGCTTGATTATTATGGCTTTCTTTCTAAGGTAGGAAAGGAGTACAGCTTAAATCTATTTCTTTTTGCACAAATTTGCAATCTCTGTGGGACACCACATTCATTTTGACGTAACACACTATGTCTAAATTCATTGATTAACTAATGTCTTTAAGTGCTTTCAACTCATGAGCGTTATATTTTGTAGCTTGCATTTTCAGATGCTATATATTTGGTTGATGCCATTGAGGGTGGAGAGACACTTGTGAAAGCCTGCAAGCCTGCACTTGAGTCCAGTTATGTCACCAAAGTTATTCATGATTGCAAACGAGACAGCGAGGTCTCTTGTTGACAGCCCTCTCCACTTCATGCTTAATATTTCTGAAAAACTTCAATGATTGATTTTTCTGGTTGCTTTGTATGTCACAGGCACTGTTCTTTCAGTTTGGCATTCAGCTAAATAATGTTGTTGATACCCAGGTTGGTATTTTCTTTaattcttctgttttggagacAATCAACTAAAGTTGTGTGTCGCCTTTGATGTGAGTTTTATTATTGTATCACTTAAGCATTATGAAGATTGATACTTAGACCTAACTCAACTCAAAAAGTTAGTTCAAGGTGGTGGATTGTCCAAGTtgatatatacaactctcaggaACTTAATATAACTGATGTGAGTCATTTAACTCACCCCTCACGTCCAGAAATAAACATATGGAGCTTGAAATATACAAGATATTAGTGGGTGGCCCATTAgggcagtccaacacataacggtgggcTTTGGTTATAAtacatgttaagattgagacttggacATACCTTAACCCTAAAATTTAGCTTAAGGGGAAGATTGTCCAAgtttatatatacaattttcaaGGACTTAATACAGTCGATATGAGACATTTAACAAGCATATTTACATTTTTCTTGAGCAGATTGCTTATTCTTTGATTAAGGAGCAAGAAGGGCACAAAAGAGTCCCAGATGACTACATATCATTTGTTGGCCTCCTTGCTGACCCTAGTTATTGTGGTAATTAATCTCTTTTGCATTTCAATCTTGACTTGTTATGATTTTGGATTGTGTGGTTCACCTGTGCTGAAATTTGTTTAAGCATTTTGTTGGTTAAAATGGGTTTTGGATTCTTATCCCTGGAATGGTTATGCATCTCATTGTCACTTGATTGGCATATCATCTCAATTGCAAGTTATCAACTTTCTTCATTGATGATTCTCTATGCATGTTCAACTCTTGAGTTGACATTATTTATTAATGTCAAATTTGTTTAGCAATTTCTTATTCTTCGGcttaaataatcattatacTGGACATGACAAGAAGGGAAACAAATATGATGAAAAACCAATAAGCTTCCTGATGCAACTTCATACTTTGCCTCATTTACCTAACAATCCAAGCTTGCTAACTTTCTCCGTTGCTGAAACTTTATCCAACAAATTATTACACGTGTCGACAATACTTCTGCATTGTATGTTTAACTTTGCGTGCTGTATTCTGGGTGCTGTTTGTAATGTTTGTGTTTCACAAGACATTGTTACTAGTTTGTTCATGTACTATTTTCTGATACTCTTCTGTATGAGAGGGCCTTCAATTTACTATGTTTTGTTAAAGTCATGCTTCTTTGTGCTAGGATATCCTTTGACTCTAAAGATTTTGTGACAGGAATATCCTATGATGAGAAGGAAGAGGTTCGCGTTCTTTTAAGGCAGGTTAGTCTTGGTTTCTCCTCGAGCTTTTTGTGTCaggttttattaaaaatatgttcACATTTAGGTGTGTAATGTAGATAAAGCGGCTTAAAATTTCAACCACCCGCaaattacatgaattttttaggTACTCAATTTTTTTGGCTCCAGGATCCCAACTTTTGGACATACAGACCATTGTCTAAACAAATGGTCCGTGCTGCTGCAGATGATGTCCGCTTTCTTTTACTCATCTATCATAAGATGTTGGAGAAATTGAATCAGAGATCACTGTGGTATCTTGCGGTCCGTGGTGCACTTTATTGCAGATGTTTCTGCATTAGTGATAATAATTATGCTGACTGGCCAGCTCTGCCTCCACTTCCAGGTATTATTCCCTTGTATCCCATTTTATTCATGCTTCTATAAATATGTTCACGCTCATGAACAGTATTGTCTCAAACTATAAGTAACCTGTTAAAACTGGTGTTGCGTATCATCTAGATTCTAACTTTAGGTGCTGTTATTTCTTTTCATCGTTTCAGATAATCTTATTGCTGATAGGCATGCTCCAGAGCAAGAAATCCTCTCAGTTCTTGATGTTCCCCCAGGGAAAATGGGGTGTGTTATTGGGAGACGAGGAGTTAATATCTTGTCAATAAAGGAATCATGCAAGTATGTCTTATTGCCTTGTACCATGAGTTTTGGTCGGCATTTTGTTGTTTCCGCACTAGCCAattcaatttataaatattcCTGACCTACTTGAACCATAGTTATCTATATGCATGATAGGTAAGATGTcggttttgtttaattttatcaTATCGGCAAATGGCAAACCCTTTGGGTTTTTTCTTATTGTGAATTTTGGGCATGCTTTCAACTTGTTCTAACAAATATGGAATTATTAAATTTGCAGCGCTGAAATATTTCTTGGAGGTGATAAAGGTCCTCCGGACAAGGTTAGTCCATCATTTGAATCTGGTGAATACTGTCACTTACCAGCATAGAAAACTATCGCCTCCCATTATTATGTCTGAGTTTATAATCTTTGTCTCAGAGTTTGAAATGGTCTTTTCCTTTGAAACTAAGATAGTCTACAGTAGAAATACAATGTTCATTTAAATGTGCAGGTTTTCATAATTGGGCCAGTAAAGCAGGTTAGGAAAGCGCTAGCCATGATAAGGGGAAGAATGCTGGATATATACTAGAAAGCTGCAATTTGTCAAGATACTTTGCGACGGCACCAGGAAGATGGATCAGTGGGCATGTACTCAAGTCGCATACACCCttatacataaataaaaagtagtTGTTAAGCTTGAGGCTTACGAAAACTGGGGCAAAACTGAAGTTATATTTTCAACATAAACTGAGGGAGATTTTACATAAATTATCTGAACTAGATGTGGTGAATGTGGAATCCCTTCGGGTGGCGAAACTAATAGTCCTTGCTTGTTATTCGATTCTCCCATAAATCGGTTCCGGTGTATGGCACCTTGAGTATTTGCCTGGTACGTTTTGAACGTCATGGAATGCATAATGGTATATACTATGATACAAATGTAAATTATGCAGAATTCGTGTATTATAGACATAATCAGCCAACAATATGTTGATATTTTGTGCGTTTGACAAGTTTTGTGAATCATAGAGATGATGTTATGCAAAAAAAACTTCTTGATAAATGCGATATACATGTCTCgtaaaaaatgctaaaaaagTACAAATCAGTAGACAacttatttttataattgatttgAAGAAATCTATgtacataaaaaaatcaaaatcatattaatataatttttatatatttatttcgttgtgattttgataatattatcaaaattttaattttaatatgtaatCTTTGTATTTGTCATTTTTCTGACCTATCATCGATACGGTAATACTTATGTtacaaggcaaaaacttgtgtgagacggtctcacgggtcgtattttgtgagacggatttttatttggattatctttgaaaaagtattactttttatgctaagagtattactttttatccatgaaaaaatatatatatatatatatattgaaataaatgtAAAGTCGTAAACAAACTGGAAATAGCCAGAaaaatctctctctctctctctaaatGCTATTCGTCCGTGACAATTACTGAATCACAGCCTGTGACGCAACACTTCCTTCCCAAACGATCTAGCTCGTACAAAGTCTCGATAACGACGactttttccgcaaattttcttAAACGCTAATTGATCTACGAAATATCCACAAGAACAATATCAAATAGCTCCGGACGATTCTTATCATCGGGTCAAACTACAGGTTAGTGATAATTTAATTACACCCTtggttattttaattttgatattgataataattattgttattttttggttttggaTGCAATTTGTGAATTTGGAGAATCAGGTTGATTTTATTTGTTAGTGTTATCTATGATAAAATTTACGCTGTTTCTCATGTGGTTGCAGGGTTTGGTTCCTTCGATTTGTTTTTAGTTTTCCGAAACATACTTTGTTTTTGAAGTAAAATAATCGACGATGTTTACGCGAATTTTCGGAAAGCCTAAGCAAGAGGCAAATGCTCTGGCAACGCTTGACAAGTTAAATGAGGTAAAAGTTTGGTCTTTGATCATTTTGGAATCTctcttatttttgttttgaatttttttgttataatgaatataattttaaagtttttgtaTTTCCTTATTGTGCATTTGTGCTGCCTTGACTGTTTAAAGCTTTATTGAGTTCTAAATTTCTTAAGTGAGAATTAAGAGCATGTGTTAATTTGGAAACTTTTTCGATACACTGATGAATAATTTGTATTTGTATCTGGTATCGGTTAGTCTACGCTGGTATAGTGGTAtgctttgatttttattttttgtcgtACAAAGAAAATTGTCATTTGAATTAGAAAAGACATCTGTGAATGAATATATTCAACTTCAGCTGACCTCATTTGGAAATCCACTCCTTATGGTTTGTGGTTTAAAACTCTAAATATTATCTCTGGTTTAAGAGAATGCTATGTTTATATACTTATTGTTCAGTCAATGTGTGTTCTTAAACGATGTTTGTTATCATGTGTTAAAACTTCTAATTAAGTAGTTGGTTTAAGGGATTTTCTTTATCCTTTTCCATTTTTCACATGTTCCACATACTTTATTAGTTAAATGACTCTGGTGAATATATGGAGATAGAGGAGACCCAGACCTTGGGTTCCTATCTTAGGCTTAGATTTTGAAGTTTACATGCTTATGCCTAATCTATTCCTAGTGGTAGTTTGAGTCACATGACCATGTTTAGTGCGATGTCATGCAGAAACCAAGTATATATGATGGCAAATAAAAGAAATGTCCTTGGTCGAAACTAAAGCATTCTTGACAGTCcactttcaaaattttcattttcaatatTTGAGTTTTGGCATGAAGAGGAAGAATGAAAACATTgtgatttttgtgtttttgcaaCTGCAGAAGTTGTTTTCGATTCTAGAGCAAGTGAAGTAAGGATCCCTTCTTAtgcatttttccttttattccCTTGCATGGCATGGTATGCAGACTCTTGAGATGCTAGAGAAAAAGGAGAAAGTTCTCCTGAAGAAGGCAGCGGCAGAAGTGGAAAAGGCGAAGGAGCTTaccaaagctaaaaataaaagGGGTACGATATGGTGCTTGTGAGAAATTATTTTACTCGCTTGTTCAGTATTTTAGAATCTTAAACCTAAACAAATTTTGCATCTCTTTCATTGCCCTGCCATATGGCAGTGGTTGTTTGCCATGAGCAACTCAATGTGTTATGTGCTTTGTAATTTAAGAATtacagcgtgcttttaatgttcTTATATTGTAATGTTTTAGCTGCAATACAATGTTTAAAGAGGAAAAGGCTCTATGAACAGCAAATCGAACAACTTGGAAATTTCCAGTTGCGAATTCATGATCAGGTGATTTGGAGAAACATTAACCACTTAGTTTTCCTGTTGAAATAGTTTTGT encodes the following:
- the LOC140979866 gene encoding exosome complex exonuclease rrp6; this translates as MSSPRETHIPVPPDPGDKPINNESDLSTLSIHVVTCASQLPAEFLQPSSERQLVIGFDCEGVDLCRNGTLCIMQLAFSDAIYLVDAIEGGETLVKACKPALESSYVTKVIHDCKRDSEALFFQFGIQLNNVVDTQIAYSLIKEQEGHKRVPDDYISFVGLLADPSYCGISYDEKEEVRVLLRQDPNFWTYRPLSKQMVRAAADDVRFLLLIYHKMLEKLNQRSLWYLAVRGALYCRCFCISDNNYADWPALPPLPDNLIADRHAPEQEILSVLDVPPGKMGCVIGRRGVNILSIKESCNAEIFLGGDKGPPDKVFIIGPVKQVRKALAMIRGRMLDIY